In a single window of the Gossypium hirsutum isolate 1008001.06 chromosome A13, Gossypium_hirsutum_v2.1, whole genome shotgun sequence genome:
- the LOC107930325 gene encoding homeobox-leucine zipper protein REVOLUTA produces MAMAMTHHHNRESSIDKHLDTGKSVRYTAEQVEALERVYAECPKPSSLRRQQLIRECPILSNIEPKQIKVWFQNRRCREKQRKEASRLQTVNRKLTAMNKLLMEENDRLQKQVSQLVCENGYMRQQLHTVNASATDASCDSAVTTPQHSLRNANNPAGLLSIAEETLAEFLSKATGTAVNWVQMPGMKPGPDSVGIFAISQSCSGMAARACGLVSLEPTKIAEILKDRPSWFRDCRKLEVFTMFPAGNGGTIELVYTQMFAPTTLAPARDFWTLRYTTTSENGSLVVCERSLSGSGAGPSVASAAQFVRAEVLPSGYLIRPCEGGGSIIHIVDHLNLEAWSVPEVLRPLYESSRVIAQKMTIPALRYVRQIAQETSGEVVYSLGRQPAVLRTFSQRLSRGFNEAINGFNEDGWSIMNCDGTEDVIIAINSGKSLSNSSNLTTGLSFLGGVLCAKASMLLQNVPPAVLVRFLREHRLEWADFNVDAYSAASLKAGTYTYPGMRPTSFTGSQIIMPLGQTVEHEELLEVIRLEGQSLTQEDAFLSRDIHLLQICSGIDDNAVGACSELVFAPIDEMFPDDAALLPSGFRIIPLESKPDSLATNRTLDLTSSLEVGPATSQAAGDSPSQNARSVLTIAFQFPFDTNLQDNVATMARQYVRSVISSVQRVAMAISPCGSSPTIGPKPSPGSPEALTLAHWICQSYSFHLGEELLKSESLGGDSVLKNLWQHQDAILCCSLKSVPVFIFANQAGLDMLETTLVALQDITLDKIFDELGRKALCFDFTKLMQQGFTHLLAGVCMSTMGRHVSYEQAVAWKVLAADAKTVHCLAFSFINWSFV; encoded by the exons ATGGCTATGGCGATGACACATCATCACAACAGGGAAAGCAGCATAGACAAGCATTTAGATACAGGCAAGTCTGTTAGGTACACAGCTGAACAAGTTGAAGCTTTGGAACGTGTTTATGCTGAATGTCCAAAACCAAGTTCTTTGCGTAGGCAACAGTTAATAAGGGAATGTCCTATTCTTTCTAACATTGAGCCTAAACAGATCAAAGTTTGGTTCCAAAATCGCAG GTGTAGAGAGAAACAAAGGAAAGAAGCTTCAAGGCTTCAAACAGTAAATAGAAAATTAACAGCAATGAATAAGCTGTTAATGGAAGAGAATGATAGGTTGCAAAAACAGGTTTCTCAGTTGGTTTGTGAGAATGGGTACATGAGACAGCAATTGCATACTGTAAAT GCATCGGCGACTGATGCGAGCTGTGACTCTGCGGTAACCACTCCTCAGCATTCACTGAGAAATGCTAATAACCCTGCTGG ACTCCTCTCTATCGCGGAGGAGACCTTGGCAGAGTTCCTTTCCAAGGCTACGGGAACTGCTGTCAATTGGGTCCAGATGCCTGGGATGAAG CCTGGTCCAGATTCAGTTGGGATATTTGCCATTTCCCAAAGTTGTAGTGGAATGGCAGCTCGAGCTTGTGGTCTTGTAAGTTTAGAACCTACAAAG ATTGCAGAGATTCTTAAAGATCGTCCATCTTGGTTCCGGGACTGTCGGAAGCTTGAAGTTTTCACCATGTTTCCAGCTGGCAATGGTGGTACGATTGAGCTTGTATACACACAG ATGTTTGCTCCTACTACATTGGCTCCTGCAAGGGACTTTTGGACTCTAAGGtacactacaacttcagagaacGGCAGTCTCGTG GTGTGTGAGAGGTCTCTTTCGGGTTCCGGTGCTGGCCCGAGTGTGGCTTCCGCAGCTCAATTTGTGAGAGCTGAAGTGCTTCCTAGTGGCTATTTGATTAGGCCTTGTGAGGGTGGAGGGTCGATTATCCATATTGTTGACCACTTGAATCTTGAG GCATGGAGTGTGCCGGAGGTCTTGCGCCCCCTTTACGAATCATCCAGAGTAATTGCTCAGAAAATGACTATTCCG GCGCTGCGCTATGTTAGGCAGATTGCTCAAGAGACAAGCGGCGAGGTGGTTTACAGTTTGGGCAGGCAGCCTGCTGTGCTTAGAACATTTAGCCAAAGATTAAGCAG GGGCTTCAATGAGGCAATAAATGGATTCAACGAAGATGGCTGGTCGATAATGAATTGTGATGGTACAGAGGATGTGATAATTGCTATTAATTCCGGCAAGAGCTTGAGCAACAGTTCGAATTTGACCACCGGTCTTTCATTCCTCGGGGGTGTTCTATGTGCAAAGGCATCCATGCTGCTTCAA AATGTTCCTCCTGCTGTTCTTGTCCGATTCTTGAGGGAACATCGTTTGGAATGGGCTGATTTCAATGTCGATGCTTATTCAGCTGCATCATTGAAGGCCGGAACATATACTTATCCTGGAATGAGACCTACAAGTTTTACTGGGAGTCAGATCATCATGCCACTCGGCCAGACGGTCGAACATGAAGAG CTGCTCGAAGTTATAAGACTCGAAGGCCAGTCTCTTACGCAAGAAGACGCGTTTCTATCAAGGGACATTCATCTATTACAG ATATGTAGTGGAATTGATGACAATGCGGTTGGGGCCTGTTCGGAGCTTGTGTTTGCACCAATAGATGAGATGTTTCCGGATGATGCTGCCTTACTACCTTCGGGATTCCGCATTATCCCGTTGGAGTCAAAACCA GATTCGTTGGCTACAAATCGGACTTTGGATCTTACTTCGAGTCTCGAAGTGGGGCCTGCAACAAGCCAAGCTGCCGGAGATTCTCCGAGTCAGAATGCACGATCGGTGTTGACAATTGCCTTCCAGTTTCCCTTCGATACAAATCTTCAGGATAATGTTGCGACCATGGCACGCCAGTATGTCCGTAGCGTCATTTCTTCTGTCCAGAGGGTTGCTATGGCCATATCTCCATGCGGATCGAGCCCAACTATAGGACCAAAGCCATCTCCAGGTTCTCCTGAAGCACTTACGTTGGCTCATTGGATCTGCCAGAGCTACAG TTTCCATTTGGGGGAAGAGTTGTTGAAATCTGAATCACTTGGTGGCGACTCAGTATTGAAGAATCTTTGGCAACATCAGGATGCAATATTGTGTTGTTCGTTGAAG tcAGTGCCGGTTTTCATCTTCGCAAATCAGGCCGGTCTAGACATGCTCGAGACAACTCTAGTGGCTCTACAAGACATCACACTGGACAAAATATTCGACGAGTTGGGACGCAAGGCATTGTGCTTTGATTTCACCAAGTTGATGCAGCAG GGATTCACTCACTTGCTGGCCGGAGTTTGCATGTCGACAATGGGCCGCCATGTCTCGTATGAGCAAGCTGTTGCTTGGAAAGTACTTGCAGCTGATGCAAAAACTGTCCATTGCTTGGCATTCTCTTTTATAAACTGGTCTTTTGtgtga